In one uncultured Methanobrevibacter sp. genomic region, the following are encoded:
- a CDS encoding DNA-directed RNA polymerase subunit H → MKIDIQDHMLVPTHEIMTEDEIADEFSDVEYDFKNLPKIRSNDPVVKAIDAKPGDILRITRESQTAGVFVTYRIVED, encoded by the coding sequence TTGAAAATTGATATTCAAGACCATATGTTAGTACCAACACATGAAATCATGACCGAAGATGAAATTGCTGATGAATTTAGTGATGTTGAGTATGATTTTAAAAATCTTCCTAAAATTAGATCAAATGATCCTGTTGTAAAAGCTATTGATGCAAAACCAGGAGATATTTTAAGGATTACTCGTGAAAGTCAAACTGCGGGTGTGTTTGTTACTTATAGGATAGTGGAAGATTAA